One window of the Marmota flaviventris isolate mMarFla1 chromosome 2, mMarFla1.hap1, whole genome shotgun sequence genome contains the following:
- the Rd3l gene encoding protein RD3-like, whose amino-acid sequence MPLFGWMKWPKNNSYKPTHYADSDIVTKTLLRELKWHLKERERFIQEIENEQKVKKTGVDYNWLRNYQSPHTTIPAAEQRQLEVLCSQVHPCQTGTILSRFREVLAENDVLPWEIVYIFKQVLKDFLSSPDKGTQQEGPQHSWDTGCPPTSALPGESSKSPEKDEIPTISSYVDRNSKNRFPACSYRIWNLPYYYPPS is encoded by the exons ATGCCACTCTTTGGTTGGATGAAATGGCCAAAAAACAATTCCTACAAACCTACACACTATGCTGACTCAGATATAGTGACAAAGACTCTGCTTCGGGAATTAAAATGGCATCTAAAGGAGCGAGAAAGATTCATACAAGAGATTGAAAATGagcaaaaagtgaaaaaaacagGTGTGGATTATAACTGGCTTAGAAACTACCAGAGTCCCCATACAACCATCCCAGCTGCAGAGCAAAGACAACTCGAAGTTCTTTGTTCACAAGTTCATCCTTGCCAAACTGGAACTATTCTCAGCAG ATTTCGAGAAGTTCTAGCAGAAAATGATGTGCTGCCATGGGAAATAGTCTACATCTTCAAGCAAGTTCTGAAAGACTTCCTCAGTAGTCCTGACAAAGGGACTCAGCAGGAGGGCCCACAGCACTCCTGGGACACAGGCTGTCCCCCCACCTCAGCACTCCCAGGTGAAAGCTCCAAGAGTCCAGAAAAAGATGAAATACCCACCATCTCAAGTTACGTAGACAGGAACAGCAAGAACAGGTTCCCAGCATGCTCGTACAGAATATGGAACCTACCGTACTACTACCCACCAAGTTAA